CCCTGCTGCACAGCCTCACGCCCGCCCTGCTCGCCTGGCGGCCGCTGCTCGATCCGCTGCCGATCGACAATGTCTGGATGATCCTGCTGCTGCCGCTGTCCGTCGGCGTCGCGATCGTCTACAAGACCATCAAGCTCAACGACATGGCCACCCTCCCCCGCCAGGCCGCCGTCCTCAGTGCCCAGATCATCGTCTTCATGCTCCTCGCCGCGGCGATCATCTGGGTTGTCGTCGAGGTGGCCTGATGGAAGCGATTTCGAATTTCGGAATTTCGAATTTCGGATTTCAACACCGCGCAACACGCGGGTAAACTTCCCAGTCCCTGAATCCGAAATCCGAAATCCGAAATCCGAAATTTCCGACCATGCCCATGAAACACCTGCTCGCCCACCTGGTCACCGGCAACACCCTTTCCACCGAACAGGCCGTCGAAGCCTTCGAGTTGATCATGACCGGCCAGGCCACGCCCGCGCAGACCGGGGCGTTGCTAGCCATGATCGAACATCGCGGCGCGACCATCGACGAAATCGTCGGCGCCGCCACCGTCATGCGCGACAAGGTCAAATGCGTCACCGTCCCCGCGGGCCTGCGCGTGATCGACACCTGCGGCACGGGCGGCGACCATGCGGGCACGTTCAATATCTCCACCGCCGCAGCGCTCGTCGCCGCCGGCGCGGGCAAGCCGCAGGGCATTGCCGTCGCCAAGCATGGCAACCGCTCCGTCACCTCAAACTCCGGCTCAAGCCAGGTGCTCGACACCCTCGGCGTCAAGTTGCAAGTCACCCCCGATACCCTCTCGCGATGCCTCGAAGAGGCTGGCCTGTGCTTCTGCTTCGCACCTTCGCACCACCCGGCCATGAAGCACGCCGCGCCCATCCGCGCCGAACTGGGCTTCCGCACACTCTTCAACGTGCTCGGCCCCCTCACCAACCCCGCCGGCGCGACCCGCCAGGTCATCGGCGTCTTCGCCACGCAGATGACCAAGCCCATCGCCAACGTCCTCGCTCGTCTCGGCGCCGATCATGCCATGGTCGTGCACGGCCAGATCCCCGACGACGACGGCAAACACGTCGACGGCCTCGACGAACTGTCCACCTGCGGCCCCAGCCAGATCAGCGAAGTCCGCGACGGCAAGGTCAAGACCTACGAAATCGACCCCGACGACCTGGGCCTGAGCTACTCGCACCCCAAGGCCCTCAAGGTCGACAGCCCCGAGCGGAGTGCTGCAGTGATCCGCGAGCTGCTCGAAGGCGAAGTCGGCCCGCCGCGCGATATCGTCATGCTCAACGCCGCGGCAGCGCTGGTCGTCGCCGAGTTGGCAGAGGACCTGCCCGAAGGCCTGGAGTTGGCCCGCGAGTCGATCGATTCCGGCGCTGCGAAGCAGGCCCTGGATCGGCTGGTCGAAATCACCACCGCCGACCCCACGCCAGTCGGCTGAACGCCGCGTCTTCGGCCGGCCCACTTCAGTAGCGGGCGCTCATCCATTTTCAGTGGAGGCGGACCATGGTCACACTCGCTTACATCGCCAATATCATCTGGGCAATCATGGCTTTCTATGTCTTCCCCCTGATCTATCTGGTGTTGGCCTTCCAGGAAGATGGGGTCGACGTCGGCTTGCTTGTGCATGCTGTTGTCGCTGTCCCGGTGGTCCTGTTTCCGCCGATCTTCAACATCGTCGTCATCCGCCGACTGCACAGAAGGTGCAACCCATCGGTAGCATGAGATGCAGGCTTCACAACCGCTCGACTGCCATTCGCCGGGCGTGGCAGGTCGCGATCGCAATCGCGTCCGCCACGTCGAACGGCGTCGGCGGCTCGGCAAGCCGGTACTGGCTCTGCACCGCTCGCTGGACCTGCTGCTTCGACGCGTGGCCGTGGCCGGTGACCGCCTTCTTCACCTCCGTCGATGGCAGGTGTGCGATCTCCACCGCGCGCAGCTTCGCCGCCAGTAAAATCACACCGCGTGCGTGCGCCATGACGATCGCGGTCCGCGGATGCTTGTAGTGGGCATATAGTTTTTCGATCGCGAGCACGTTGGGCTGATGCTCGTCGATCAGCTCCAGCAGCTC
Above is a window of Phycisphaerales bacterium AB-hyl4 DNA encoding:
- the trpD gene encoding anthranilate phosphoribosyltransferase; the protein is MPMKHLLAHLVTGNTLSTEQAVEAFELIMTGQATPAQTGALLAMIEHRGATIDEIVGAATVMRDKVKCVTVPAGLRVIDTCGTGGDHAGTFNISTAAALVAAGAGKPQGIAVAKHGNRSVTSNSGSSQVLDTLGVKLQVTPDTLSRCLEEAGLCFCFAPSHHPAMKHAAPIRAELGFRTLFNVLGPLTNPAGATRQVIGVFATQMTKPIANVLARLGADHAMVVHGQIPDDDGKHVDGLDELSTCGPSQISEVRDGKVKTYEIDPDDLGLSYSHPKALKVDSPERSAAVIRELLEGEVGPPRDIVMLNAAAALVVAELAEDLPEGLELARESIDSGAAKQALDRLVEITTADPTPVG
- a CDS encoding crossover junction endodeoxyribonuclease RuvC, coding for MPDATRILGIDPGLQLTGYGVVVLDEGPGLAEPRLVEGGVIRLKPKTSVEHRLVELHRELLELIDEHQPNVLAIEKLYAHYKHPRTAIVMAHARGVILLAAKLRAVEIAHLPSTEVKKAVTGHGHASKQQVQRAVQSQYRLAEPPTPFDVADAIAIATCHARRMAVERL